One part of the Leucobacter triazinivorans genome encodes these proteins:
- a CDS encoding YfcC family protein has product MTVNAADTAESSPKPGIRSRLRIPHTYAIILSIVILMGVLSYVVPSGEFERADVDGRLMVVPDTFQTIAKTLISPFDIVTAIPRGMQEAAQIVFYIFLVGGAFGVIRATGAIDAGINRLVQKIGRSQKFIIPLVMIVFSVLGFTTGMAEECIIFVPIGIGIALSLGYDAIVGTAMVATGAAAGFIGGMMNPFTVGVAQGIAEVPLFSGFWFRAAVYVPILAVAIVFVMRYAARVKNDPSTSILYGRVGAVGSTDYAVSETIPELTRRRALVLLMLAVGIGINMWGVFNWGWFLDQLAASFFIIGMLSGLVGKLGVNGSFTSLVEGMRSVVFGALVVGFARAILVVMQDGQTLDTIINFIASGISDWPPVFTVLGMFVFQSILNFFIPSGSGMAATTMPLMVPLSDLLGIDRQVAVLAFQYGDAITNSIIPTSGALMGYLAVARIPYELWFKFIWKLIVMWMVIAAIALMIGAAFGVPS; this is encoded by the coding sequence ATGACCGTCAATGCCGCGGACACTGCCGAGTCCTCACCGAAGCCCGGTATCAGGAGCAGGCTCCGCATCCCTCACACCTACGCGATCATTCTCTCGATCGTGATCCTCATGGGCGTGCTCTCCTACGTCGTCCCCTCGGGCGAGTTCGAGCGCGCCGACGTCGACGGTCGACTGATGGTCGTGCCCGACACCTTCCAGACGATCGCCAAGACCCTCATCTCTCCGTTCGACATCGTCACGGCGATTCCTCGGGGCATGCAAGAGGCGGCGCAGATCGTCTTCTACATCTTCCTCGTCGGTGGTGCGTTCGGCGTCATCCGGGCCACCGGCGCGATCGATGCGGGCATCAACCGGCTGGTGCAGAAGATCGGTCGCAGCCAGAAGTTCATCATTCCGCTCGTCATGATCGTGTTCTCCGTGCTCGGCTTCACGACGGGCATGGCCGAGGAGTGCATCATCTTCGTCCCGATCGGCATCGGTATCGCGCTCTCGCTCGGCTACGACGCCATCGTCGGCACGGCGATGGTCGCCACGGGGGCCGCGGCCGGGTTCATCGGGGGCATGATGAACCCGTTCACCGTGGGCGTCGCGCAGGGCATCGCCGAGGTTCCGCTGTTCTCCGGCTTCTGGTTCCGCGCCGCCGTCTACGTGCCGATCCTCGCCGTCGCGATCGTATTCGTGATGCGGTACGCCGCCCGCGTCAAAAACGACCCCTCGACCTCGATCCTCTACGGCCGCGTCGGCGCGGTCGGTTCCACCGACTACGCCGTGAGTGAGACGATTCCCGAGCTCACCCGTCGCCGCGCACTCGTGCTGCTCATGCTGGCGGTCGGGATCGGCATCAACATGTGGGGCGTCTTCAACTGGGGGTGGTTCCTCGATCAACTGGCAGCGAGCTTCTTCATCATCGGCATGCTCTCGGGTCTCGTGGGCAAGCTCGGCGTCAACGGCTCGTTCACCAGTCTCGTCGAGGGCATGCGCTCGGTCGTGTTCGGCGCGCTCGTGGTCGGCTTCGCCCGCGCGATCCTCGTGGTGATGCAGGATGGCCAGACGCTCGACACCATCATCAATTTCATCGCCTCGGGCATCTCCGACTGGCCGCCGGTGTTCACCGTGCTGGGCATGTTCGTCTTCCAGTCGATCCTCAACTTCTTCATCCCCTCGGGCAGCGGCATGGCCGCCACCACCATGCCGCTCATGGTGCCGCTCTCGGACCTGCTCGGCATCGACCGCCAGGTCGCGGTGCTCGCGTTCCAGTACGGAGACGCCATCACCAACTCGATCATCCCCACTTCGGGGGCGCTCATGGGGTACCTCGCGGTCGCGCGCATCCCCTATGAACTGTGGTTCAAATTCATCTGGAAGCTCATCGTGATGTGGATGGTGATCGCGGCGATCGCGCTGATGATCGGCGCCGCATTCGGAGTGCCCAGTTGA